One segment of Clostridium ljungdahlii DSM 13528 DNA contains the following:
- a CDS encoding ATP-binding protein, producing the protein MKKIKTVFIIAACIALSSQVYFNLFAPGFTITLSVIVLPILLYFNREINPLYLTAIVGIASPLYRGLIMYISNTSLHQIVSPVFTDILFYFTYGMVYYFLYWKKIEANLTNFFVSAVLSDFIGNVLELSALMAFKGYKYIMFQDLVIIAFIRSTIAVGVILLFRYYSFLLVREEHEKRYRKLILITSKIKSEVYFMNKNKTDIEGVMKKAYYLYKTLSENNYPVEFQNASLDVAKDVHEIKKDYASVIKGLEEIFDKKYDNVKMNIKDIMDIVEADVKEHIRRNKLNVYLDFKIYDNFSVEKHYYLVSIIRNLIYNSIESMEKRKNGYIRIVISKRQGECIFVVSDNGSGIKKKDLAYVFNPGFSTKFNKETGDICRGIGLTHVNGIVTDIFKGSISVVSEEKKGTEFTIKIKEEKIEGDQDEILCCR; encoded by the coding sequence ATGAAAAAGATAAAAACTGTTTTTATCATTGCTGCATGCATTGCCCTTAGTTCACAGGTATATTTTAATTTATTTGCACCTGGTTTTACAATAACATTATCTGTAATTGTGCTGCCTATTCTTCTCTATTTTAATAGGGAAATTAATCCTCTTTATTTAACAGCTATAGTTGGAATAGCTTCACCACTTTATAGAGGACTTATTATGTACATAAGTAATACTAGTTTACATCAAATAGTTAGTCCAGTTTTTACTGATATTCTATTTTATTTTACATATGGAATGGTATATTATTTTTTATATTGGAAGAAAATAGAGGCAAATTTGACTAATTTTTTTGTTTCAGCTGTTTTAAGTGATTTTATTGGTAATGTTTTAGAACTAAGTGCACTTATGGCTTTCAAAGGATATAAGTATATTATGTTTCAAGACCTCGTAATTATAGCTTTTATAAGATCTACAATAGCAGTAGGTGTAATATTGTTATTTAGATATTATAGTTTTTTACTTGTAAGGGAAGAACATGAGAAGAGATATAGAAAGCTGATACTTATTACTTCAAAAATTAAAAGTGAAGTATATTTTATGAATAAAAATAAAACAGATATTGAAGGTGTTATGAAAAAGGCTTATTATCTTTATAAAACGTTGTCTGAAAATAATTATCCAGTTGAATTTCAAAATGCGTCTTTAGATGTTGCAAAGGATGTTCATGAAATAAAGAAAGATTATGCAAGTGTTATAAAAGGTTTAGAAGAGATATTTGATAAAAAATATGATAATGTTAAGATGAACATTAAGGATATTATGGATATTGTTGAAGCAGATGTAAAAGAACATATAAGAAGAAATAAGTTAAATGTATACTTAGATTTTAAGATATATGATAATTTCAGCGTAGAGAAACATTATTATCTGGTTTCAATTATAAGGAACTTAATTTACAATAGTATTGAATCTATGGAAAAGAGAAAAAATGGCTATATAAGAATTGTTATTAGTAAAAGACAAGGTGAATGCATTTTTGTAGTGTCAGATAATGGATCAGGAATAAAAAAGAAGGATTTAGCTTATGTTTTTAATCCTGGATTTTCAACGAAATTTAATAAAGAAACCGGAGATATATGCAGAGGAATAGGTCTTACTCATGTAAATGGAATTGTAACTGATATTTTTAAGGGCTCAATATCAGTTGTTTCAGAAGAAAAAAAAGGCACAGAGTTTACTATAAAAATAAAAGAGGAGAAGATAGAAGGCGATCAGGATGAGATTTTATGTTGTAGATGA
- a CDS encoding LysM peptidoglycan-binding domain-containing protein, producing MNIYVVRPGDSTWSIARKFGVSPDSIIKANDLNPRESLVVGQSIVIPSRERAYRVKAGDSLWSIAQKFGVSVNSILSLNNMSSSSAIYPGMTLRIPEKSKNYGTIETNGFIQPSTDEKETRIVIDAAPYLTYITPFSHHITAEGGLTPLRDETIIAVGKNNRVAPLLSVTNLSEKNFDTELIGKFLNDEKAQNNLINNMIDMMRRKGYYGTIVDFERIQPENRTKYNRFLEKLVARLHPLGYVVGTALAPKTYDVKAGAWHGAHDYSAHGRIVDFVIIMTYEWGWSGGPPMAVAPINEVRKVISYAVTVIPPNKIMMGMPLYGYDWTLPYTPGGEFAESVGNREAVDRARRYGAVIRYDQKAQSPYYNYIDEERRQHVVWFEDARSVKAKYKLVNEYGLRGVSYWVLAKPFPENWQVLDNMFNIEKVIPAR from the coding sequence TTGAATATATATGTAGTCCGTCCAGGAGACTCTACATGGTCTATAGCTAGAAAATTTGGAGTTTCTCCGGACAGTATAATAAAGGCCAACGACCTCAATCCAAGGGAAAGTTTAGTAGTTGGACAATCAATTGTAATTCCATCAAGGGAAAGAGCCTATAGGGTTAAAGCAGGAGATTCGCTGTGGTCTATAGCTCAAAAATTTGGAGTTTCCGTAAACAGCATACTGAGTTTAAATAACATGTCAAGTTCTTCCGCTATTTATCCAGGTATGACACTTAGAATACCTGAAAAATCCAAAAACTATGGAACTATTGAAACAAATGGTTTTATACAACCTTCTACTGATGAAAAAGAAACTAGAATTGTAATTGATGCAGCACCATATCTAACTTATATAACTCCTTTTAGTCATCATATTACTGCAGAAGGGGGATTGACTCCGCTTAGGGATGAAACAATTATTGCGGTTGGAAAAAATAATAGGGTTGCACCGTTACTTTCAGTTACAAATTTATCTGAGAAAAACTTTGATACTGAGCTAATAGGAAAGTTCCTTAATGATGAGAAAGCTCAAAATAATCTTATAAATAATATGATAGATATGATGAGGAGAAAAGGTTATTATGGAACTATAGTAGATTTTGAAAGGATTCAACCAGAAAATAGAACGAAGTATAACCGCTTCCTTGAGAAATTAGTAGCAAGACTACACCCACTGGGATATGTAGTTGGAACTGCATTGGCACCTAAAACATATGATGTAAAAGCTGGTGCATGGCATGGAGCTCATGATTACAGTGCTCACGGCAGGATAGTTGATTTTGTAATAATAATGACTTACGAGTGGGGGTGGTCAGGTGGCCCACCTATGGCCGTTGCCCCAATTAATGAAGTGAGAAAAGTAATAAGCTATGCTGTAACTGTAATACCTCCTAATAAGATAATGATGGGAATGCCACTTTATGGATATGATTGGACACTTCCATACACTCCAGGAGGAGAATTTGCAGAAAGTGTGGGAAATAGAGAAGCGGTGGATAGAGCAAGAAGATACGGAGCTGTCATAAGGTATGATCAAAAAGCACAATCACCATATTATAACTATATAGATGAAGAAAGACGGCAGCATGTAGTTTGGTTTGAAGATGCAAGAAGTGTAAAGGCCAAATATAAACTTGTAAATGAATATGGACTTCGAGGTGTTAGCTACTGGGTTTTAGCAAAGCCGTTCCCAGAAAACTGGCAGGTACTTGATAATATGTTCAATATTGAAAAAGTTATACCGGCTAGGTGA
- the garR gene encoding 2-hydroxy-3-oxopropionate reductase, giving the protein MKVGFIGLGIMGKPMSKNLIKAGYDLVVYNRSKASEEELEKAGAERGASPKDVAAKSDVIITMLPNSPQVKEVVLGENGVIEGIKKGSVFIDMSSIAPLVSREIAKKLEEKGIDMLDAPVSGGEPKAIDGSLSMMVGGKKEVFEKYKDLLLKMGTSAVLCGDVGAGNVTKLANQVIVALNIAAMSEAFVLGTKAGVSPELIYNAIRGGLAGSTVLDAKAPMVLDRNFKPGFKIDLHIKDLKNAVETAAGVGAPLFLTNQVLEMLRNLHLDGEGQSDHSALVKFYEKLGKVKVTK; this is encoded by the coding sequence ATGAAAGTAGGATTTATCGGACTTGGAATAATGGGAAAACCAATGTCAAAGAATTTAATAAAGGCAGGTTATGACCTTGTAGTTTATAATCGCAGTAAGGCATCAGAAGAAGAACTGGAAAAAGCAGGAGCTGAAAGAGGAGCTTCACCAAAAGATGTTGCAGCTAAAAGTGATGTTATAATAACGATGCTTCCAAATTCTCCACAGGTTAAAGAAGTTGTCTTGGGAGAAAATGGTGTTATTGAGGGAATAAAAAAGGGTTCCGTATTTATTGATATGAGCTCCATAGCACCACTTGTTTCTAGAGAAATAGCTAAAAAATTAGAAGAAAAAGGAATTGACATGTTGGATGCTCCAGTAAGTGGTGGAGAACCAAAAGCTATTGACGGAAGTTTATCTATGATGGTAGGCGGAAAGAAAGAAGTTTTTGAAAAATATAAAGATTTACTTTTGAAGATGGGTACAAGTGCAGTACTATGTGGTGATGTTGGTGCAGGTAATGTAACAAAGTTAGCAAACCAGGTAATTGTTGCATTAAATATAGCAGCTATGTCAGAAGCATTTGTACTAGGAACTAAAGCTGGTGTATCTCCAGAATTAATTTACAATGCTATTCGTGGAGGACTAGCTGGAAGTACTGTATTAGATGCTAAAGCTCCAATGGTACTAGACAGAAATTTCAAGCCAGGATTCAAAATTGACCTACATATAAAAGATTTAAAGAATGCTGTTGAAACTGCAGCAGGAGTAGGAGCACCACTTTTCCTTACAAATCAAGTATTGGAAATGCTTAGAAATTTGCATTTAGATGGAGAAGGACAAAGCGATCATTCTGCTCTAGTAAAATTCTATGAGAAATTAGGAAAAGTTAAAGTAACTAAATAA
- the garD gene encoding galactarate dehydratase: MDSNQLKPLYIKVNPEDNVAIIVNKDGLKKGITFENGLKLLQDIPQANKVLLKDISKDEPFIRYGEIIGFAKKNLKKGSRVAHDEVRLPKAHSLNELKSGKMIDKYEPLQGYTFMGYKNEDGSVGTKNILGITTTVQCVQGVVNVAVERIKNELLPKYKNVDAVVALNHLYGCGVAIHGDNSEIPIRAIRNLSQNPNFGGEMLTVSLGCEKLVPTLLFPEIKDENLVILQECFGFNKMIDEIMKRAEKKLKKLNSRVRTKCPVSDLVVGLQCGGSDAFSGVTANPAVGFAADLLVRSGAKVMFSEVTEIRDAVHLLAPRTVSDEVLAKLVKEMKWYDKYLDESHVDRDANPSPGNKKGGLLNVVDKALGSVAKSGSTSIVDVLSPGERIRKRGMTYAATPASDFVCGTMQLSSGMTLQVFTTGRGTTYNLMIAPVIKVSTNTALKEKWNDLIDLDAGRIATGEKTIEEVGLELFKLIIDIASGTKKTYADVHGIYNALSIFNPAPIT; this comes from the coding sequence ATGGATAGTAATCAATTAAAACCTTTGTATATTAAAGTTAACCCTGAAGACAATGTAGCTATAATAGTAAACAAAGATGGACTTAAAAAGGGAATTACTTTTGAAAATGGATTGAAATTGCTGCAGGATATACCGCAAGCTAATAAAGTGCTTTTAAAAGATATTTCAAAGGATGAACCTTTTATTAGGTATGGAGAAATAATTGGATTTGCAAAAAAAAATTTAAAAAAGGGAAGTCGGGTAGCACACGATGAAGTTAGACTACCTAAGGCACATTCATTAAATGAATTAAAAAGCGGTAAAATGATTGATAAATATGAACCTTTACAAGGTTACACATTTATGGGATATAAAAATGAAGATGGCAGCGTTGGAACTAAAAATATACTTGGAATAACTACAACAGTTCAATGTGTACAAGGTGTTGTCAATGTTGCAGTAGAGAGAATCAAAAATGAGCTTTTACCTAAGTATAAAAATGTTGATGCTGTTGTGGCTTTGAATCATCTATATGGATGTGGTGTTGCAATACATGGTGATAATTCTGAAATTCCTATAAGGGCAATAAGAAATTTATCCCAGAATCCTAATTTTGGTGGTGAAATGCTGACAGTATCTCTTGGATGCGAAAAATTAGTACCTACATTACTTTTTCCTGAAATAAAAGATGAAAATCTTGTAATACTACAGGAATGTTTTGGATTTAATAAAATGATTGATGAAATTATGAAAAGAGCAGAAAAAAAACTTAAAAAGTTAAATTCAAGAGTTAGAACCAAATGTCCTGTATCTGATTTAGTAGTTGGACTTCAGTGCGGTGGAAGTGATGCTTTTTCAGGAGTTACGGCAAACCCAGCAGTAGGATTTGCAGCAGATTTATTAGTTAGATCAGGTGCAAAGGTAATGTTTTCTGAAGTGACTGAAATTAGAGATGCAGTTCATTTGCTGGCACCTAGAACAGTTAGTGATGAAGTACTTGCGAAACTTGTTAAGGAAATGAAATGGTATGATAAATATTTGGACGAATCACATGTTGATAGAGATGCAAACCCTTCACCAGGAAATAAAAAAGGTGGCCTTTTAAATGTTGTAGATAAAGCACTTGGATCGGTAGCTAAATCAGGTAGTACAAGCATAGTGGATGTATTATCTCCAGGAGAGCGTATTAGAAAAAGAGGTATGACCTATGCTGCAACACCAGCAAGCGATTTTGTTTGTGGGACAATGCAGTTATCATCAGGTATGACTTTACAAGTGTTTACTACTGGAAGAGGTACTACATATAATTTAATGATTGCCCCTGTTATAAAAGTTTCAACTAATACAGCACTTAAAGAAAAATGGAATGATTTAATAGATCTAGATGCAGGAAGAATTGCCACAGGTGAAAAGACAATTGAAGAGGTTGGTTTAGAACTTTTTAAATTGATAATAGATATAGCTAGTGGAACTAAAAAAACTTATGCAGATGTACATGGAATTTATAATGCATTATCAATTTTTAATCCTGCACCAATTACATGA
- a CDS encoding glycerate kinase, with protein MKKDFSILLAPDSFKESMTAKEACEAMEKGIKRVNKNIKCIQVPMADGGEGTMQSLVDATGGYIYKLKVIGPLGDEVEAEYGILGDGETGIIEMASASGIGLVPKEKRNPLITTTYGTGQLIRECLNHNIKKLLVGIGGSSTNDGGVGAIQALGGKFTNRYGKEIGFGGGELSKIEKIDLTNFDVRLKNVKLEVACDVTNPLCGKEGASNIFGPQKGATPEMIKVLDDNLKHYAKIIKEQINVDVLNIPGAGAAGGLGAGLMVFLKGELKNGIDIVIEYSKLEEKIKQADIVFTGEGSIDFQTQYGKTPIGVAMIAKKYNKPVVALAGSVENGIDVLYEKGIDSIFSIVRGVTTLDCALKKGSENIEKTVENIVRLMNVK; from the coding sequence ATGAAAAAGGATTTTAGTATTTTGCTGGCACCAGATTCCTTCAAAGAGAGTATGACTGCAAAAGAAGCTTGTGAAGCTATGGAAAAAGGAATAAAAAGAGTAAATAAAAATATTAAATGTATACAAGTGCCTATGGCTGACGGGGGAGAGGGAACAATGCAATCTCTTGTTGATGCTACAGGAGGATATATATATAAATTAAAAGTAATTGGACCACTTGGAGATGAAGTAGAAGCTGAATATGGTATTTTAGGAGACGGCGAAACAGGTATTATAGAAATGGCTAGCGCAAGCGGAATAGGTTTGGTGCCAAAAGAAAAAAGAAATCCGCTCATAACAACAACTTACGGAACAGGACAATTAATAAGAGAGTGTTTAAACCACAATATAAAAAAATTGTTAGTTGGCATAGGGGGAAGCTCTACTAATGATGGTGGTGTAGGTGCAATTCAAGCTCTAGGAGGAAAATTTACGAACAGATATGGAAAGGAAATTGGATTTGGCGGTGGTGAGTTAAGTAAAATAGAAAAAATTGATTTAACAAATTTTGATGTTCGTTTGAAGAATGTTAAATTAGAAGTAGCTTGCGATGTTACTAATCCTCTTTGTGGAAAAGAAGGGGCTTCTAATATCTTTGGACCACAAAAAGGAGCTACTCCCGAAATGATTAAAGTATTGGATGATAACTTAAAGCATTATGCTAAGATAATTAAGGAGCAAATTAATGTAGATGTACTAAACATACCTGGAGCAGGTGCGGCTGGTGGATTAGGAGCTGGACTTATGGTTTTCTTAAAAGGAGAACTTAAAAATGGTATTGATATAGTTATAGAATATTCTAAGTTGGAAGAAAAAATTAAGCAAGCAGATATAGTTTTTACCGGTGAAGGTAGTATAGATTTCCAAACACAATATGGAAAAACTCCAATTGGAGTAGCTATGATAGCAAAAAAATATAATAAGCCTGTAGTAGCACTGGCAGGTAGTGTTGAAAATGGTATAGATGTATTATATGAAAAGGGTATAGATTCAATTTTTAGTATTGTTAGAGGTGTGACCACATTAGACTGTGCTCTAAAAAAAGGCAGTGAAAATATAGAGAAAACAGTTGAAAATATAGTAAGATTAATGAATGTAAAATAG
- a CDS encoding MFS transporter, with the protein MYMEKKPTKVRFLILLMLFVAVAITYLDRANLSVAGTAIQKQLKINSTQLGVLFSAFTWSYVIVQIPVGMILDKIGARFLYGGAMVLWGFFTFIMAFSSQGLFAGIGASFMVLIVCRILIGIAEGPAFPSNTKIAALWFPSNERARAISIYSSAQYIGLAVFTPILAMMVAKISWESVFYLSGGIAIVFGIIWLAVYRDPKDSKSINQEELDYLKNNGAYNPNEIGEKKEDKISLDEILYVIKQRRVWGIFITQFAIASTLYFFMTWFIVYLQKGLKLPIQKAGFMAILPYMMAMAGVLFGGFLSDYLLKKTSLTVARKIPIVAGLLFTSILCLANFFEKTPIVAVIILSIAFFANAASNLGWVALSDVLPKSMIGRVGGVLNLCGNLSGIVSPIIFGVLHQKTGNFHLAMDYTSAVAVVGALAFLFIVDKVEPVDLSKKFHVSENVKVVK; encoded by the coding sequence ATGTATATGGAAAAGAAACCTACAAAAGTACGTTTTTTGATATTGCTAATGCTTTTTGTGGCTGTTGCAATAACATATCTTGATAGAGCTAATTTATCAGTTGCAGGTACTGCAATTCAAAAACAGCTGAAAATAAATTCTACCCAGTTAGGAGTTTTATTTTCGGCATTCACGTGGTCTTATGTTATAGTTCAAATACCAGTTGGAATGATATTAGATAAAATTGGGGCAAGATTCTTATATGGTGGAGCTATGGTATTATGGGGATTTTTCACATTTATTATGGCATTTAGTTCTCAGGGATTGTTTGCAGGTATTGGTGCTTCATTTATGGTACTTATAGTTTGTAGAATATTAATTGGAATAGCTGAAGGACCTGCCTTTCCGAGCAATACAAAAATAGCAGCACTTTGGTTTCCAAGTAATGAAAGGGCTAGGGCAATAAGCATTTATTCATCTGCACAATACATAGGATTAGCAGTATTTACTCCTATATTGGCTATGATGGTTGCTAAAATAAGTTGGGAATCAGTATTTTATCTTTCTGGTGGAATTGCAATCGTTTTTGGTATCATATGGTTGGCTGTATACAGAGATCCTAAAGACAGTAAAAGCATAAATCAAGAGGAATTAGATTATCTTAAAAATAATGGTGCTTACAATCCTAATGAAATTGGAGAAAAAAAGGAAGATAAGATTTCATTAGATGAAATTTTATATGTAATAAAGCAAAGAAGAGTGTGGGGAATATTTATTACACAATTTGCTATAGCATCTACTTTATATTTTTTTATGACATGGTTTATAGTTTACCTTCAAAAAGGATTGAAATTACCAATACAAAAAGCAGGATTTATGGCAATATTACCTTATATGATGGCCATGGCAGGAGTTCTATTTGGAGGATTTTTAAGTGATTATTTATTGAAAAAAACATCATTGACTGTAGCTCGTAAAATACCAATAGTTGCAGGCTTACTTTTTACATCCATTCTATGTTTAGCAAATTTCTTTGAAAAGACACCTATTGTAGCTGTAATTATTTTATCAATTGCATTTTTCGCAAATGCAGCTTCTAACTTAGGATGGGTAGCTCTAAGTGATGTCTTACCTAAAAGTATGATAGGTAGAGTTGGAGGTGTACTTAATCTTTGTGGAAATTTATCTGGTATAGTTAGTCCAATAATTTTTGGAGTTTTGCATCAAAAAACTGGTAATTTTCATTTGGCTATGGATTATACTTCTGCAGTTGCTGTTGTTGGAGCTTTGGCTTTCCTGTTTATAGTAGATAAGGTAGAACCTGTTGATTTAAGTAAAAAGTTTCATGTAAGCGAAAATGTGAAAGTTGTTAAGTAA
- the gudD gene encoding glucarate dehydratase, producing MNDNKNMIKNTPVVTDMQVIPVAGHDSMLFNLSGAHGPFFTRNIVILKDNAGSTGVGEVPGGEAIRKTIEDSKSLVVGQSIGKYKSIIRNVKETFSSRDAGGRGLQTFDLRTTIHAATAIEAALLDLMGKFLNVPACQLLGEGQQRKSVKVLGYLFFVGDRRKTNLPYVSEPDSKDDWSRLRIEEAMTPEAVVRLGEAAQERYGFKDFKLKGGVLSGEKEIEAVTALAKRFPDARITLDPNGSWSLDEAIKLCKNIKGVLAYAEDPCGAENGFSGREVMAEFRRAVDLPTATNMIATDWRQMVHSLQLHSVDIPLADPHFWTMEGSVRVAQTCRDFGLTWGSHSNNHFDISLAMYAQTAAAAPGNVTAIDTHWIWQDGQYLTKDPFKIVGGMIDIPDKPGLGVEIDMEQVKKANELYTKMSLGARDDSVAMQFLIPGWKFNNKRPCLVR from the coding sequence ATGAATGACAATAAAAATATGATAAAGAATACACCTGTTGTTACTGACATGCAAGTTATTCCTGTAGCAGGACATGATAGTATGTTATTTAATTTAAGTGGAGCACACGGACCTTTTTTTACACGTAATATTGTAATTTTAAAGGATAATGCAGGAAGTACTGGTGTTGGAGAAGTACCAGGAGGCGAAGCTATACGTAAGACAATAGAGGATTCAAAGTCGTTAGTTGTGGGACAAAGTATTGGAAAATATAAATCAATAATTAGAAATGTAAAAGAAACTTTTTCATCTAGAGATGCTGGTGGACGTGGACTCCAGACATTTGATTTGCGTACTACTATACATGCAGCTACTGCAATAGAAGCAGCATTACTTGATTTAATGGGAAAATTTCTTAATGTACCAGCCTGCCAATTATTGGGTGAAGGTCAGCAGAGAAAATCAGTTAAAGTTTTGGGATATTTATTCTTTGTAGGTGATAGGAGAAAAACAAATTTACCTTATGTAAGTGAACCTGATTCAAAGGATGATTGGTCACGATTGCGTATTGAAGAAGCAATGACTCCAGAAGCTGTTGTAAGACTTGGAGAAGCTGCACAGGAACGCTATGGATTCAAAGATTTTAAATTGAAAGGCGGAGTTTTAAGTGGAGAAAAGGAAATAGAAGCTGTAACAGCTTTGGCTAAACGTTTTCCAGATGCTCGTATAACTCTTGATCCAAATGGATCATGGTCATTAGATGAAGCTATAAAGTTGTGCAAAAACATAAAAGGCGTTTTGGCTTATGCCGAAGATCCTTGTGGAGCTGAAAATGGTTTTTCAGGGCGTGAGGTCATGGCTGAATTTAGGAGAGCTGTTGATTTGCCTACTGCTACTAATATGATTGCAACGGACTGGAGACAGATGGTACATTCTCTTCAGCTGCATTCAGTAGATATTCCATTAGCTGATCCACATTTTTGGACGATGGAAGGTTCAGTGCGAGTAGCACAAACTTGTAGAGATTTTGGACTTACTTGGGGTTCACATTCAAATAATCATTTTGATATTTCACTTGCAATGTATGCTCAAACAGCAGCCGCAGCCCCAGGAAATGTAACTGCAATTGATACACACTGGATATGGCAGGATGGTCAGTATTTGACTAAAGATCCATTTAAAATTGTAGGTGGTATGATAGATATTCCAGACAAACCAGGCTTGGGTGTAGAGATAGATATGGAACAAGTCAAGAAAGCTAATGAATTATATACAAAAATGTCATTAGGGGCACGTGATGATTCAGTTGCTATGCAATTTCTGATTCCAGGTTGGAAGTTTAATAATAAACGTCCTTGTTTAGTAAGATAA
- a CDS encoding gluconate:H+ symporter — MSLVIVGIGVILLLVLMIPCKLNGFISLILVSLVVGVLEGMPLGNVTKSMYKGIGGQLNSLILILAFGAMLGKLMSDCGAGQRIATTLINKFGMKRVQWAMLVTSIIVGITMFFEAAFILLIPIIYSIVKETKLPLIYVGFPAVVALSVTHSFLPPHPGPTLVASAFKASVGGTLLLGLILAIPGAIIAGILFSKTSIVKNAKTHIPEGLTTSKLFTDEEMPSFGKSLFTAIVPVILIAISEFSGMFLPKGSSLLKYIKFFGDAPIALMITVIIAMFTFGFGCNRSLDDITKSMSESVKAIAMIILIIGAGGAFKQVLVDSGVGNTIVSITKGLNFSPIVLAWFIAAILRTALGSATVAVTAAAGLVMPLAASSGVNTSLMVLAVTTGSIFASHVNDPGFWMYKEYFGLSVADAIKTRTSYTCILSVIGLIGVLILNIFVH; from the coding sequence ATGTCATTAGTTATAGTTGGTATTGGAGTAATACTACTTTTGGTATTGATGATACCTTGTAAACTTAATGGATTTATTTCTTTGATATTGGTTTCGTTGGTAGTTGGTGTTCTTGAAGGAATGCCGTTAGGAAATGTTACTAAATCTATGTATAAGGGTATTGGAGGCCAGCTGAATAGTTTAATACTTATACTTGCATTTGGAGCAATGCTTGGTAAACTTATGTCAGATTGTGGAGCTGGACAGCGTATTGCCACTACCTTGATTAATAAGTTTGGAATGAAAAGAGTTCAATGGGCTATGCTGGTAACATCAATTATTGTAGGAATCACAATGTTTTTTGAAGCAGCATTCATTTTATTAATACCAATTATTTATAGTATAGTTAAGGAAACAAAGTTACCTTTAATCTATGTTGGATTTCCAGCTGTTGTTGCATTATCAGTAACACACAGTTTTTTACCACCTCATCCTGGTCCAACCCTTGTAGCTTCTGCGTTTAAAGCTAGTGTAGGAGGAACACTTCTTTTAGGACTAATTCTTGCAATTCCAGGGGCTATAATAGCAGGAATTTTATTTTCAAAAACAAGTATTGTAAAAAATGCTAAGACGCATATACCAGAAGGTTTAACTACAAGTAAGTTGTTTACGGATGAGGAAATGCCTAGTTTTGGAAAAAGCTTATTTACAGCAATTGTACCTGTAATTTTAATAGCTATTTCCGAATTTAGTGGAATGTTTCTTCCTAAAGGATCTTCACTTTTAAAATACATTAAGTTCTTTGGAGATGCACCTATAGCATTGATGATTACAGTAATTATTGCAATGTTTACTTTTGGATTTGGATGCAATAGAAGTTTAGACGATATAACGAAAAGTATGAGTGAATCTGTAAAAGCCATTGCAATGATTATTCTTATAATTGGTGCAGGAGGAGCTTTTAAACAGGTATTAGTTGATTCTGGAGTAGGAAATACAATTGTTTCTATAACGAAAGGATTAAATTTTTCACCAATAGTATTGGCATGGTTTATTGCAGCAATTTTGAGAACAGCACTTGGATCAGCTACTGTAGCGGTAACAGCTGCAGCAGGATTAGTAATGCCGCTGGCAGCTTCATCAGGAGTTAATACTAGTTTAATGGTACTTGCAGTTACTACAGGAAGTATATTTGCATCTCATGTAAACGATCCTGGATTTTGGATGTATAAAGAGTACTTTGGACTATCAGTGGCAGATGCAATAAAAACTAGGACAAGTTATACGTGTATTCTTTCTGTTATTGGTTTAATTGGTGTTTTAATATTAAATATTTTTGTACATTAG